The Flavobacterium sp. CBA20B-1 genome includes the window TAAACGAAAAAATAAAAGATTTTTGCGATACCATGGTTCAGCAAATTGATACAATGAGTGCAGTAGCATCCGCATTTTCTAATTTTGCATCGATGCCGGCCCAGCAAAACACCCAAATAAATGTGGTGAAAGTGGTGCAATTGGCTTTGGATATTTTTAACGAAGATTTTATTAAATTTCAATCTACCGAAGATGAAATCATAGCGGTTTTTGATCAATCGCAAATTATTCGCATTATTAATAACTTAGTTAAAAATGCCATTCAAGCCATTCCATCATACGAACCGTTTCCTCGCATTTTGGTGAAAGTTGCGCGCAAAAACGATGCGGTTTTAATAAGCATTTCTGACAACGGAACCGGAATTGCAAACGATATAAAAGATAAAATTTTTGAACCAAAATTCACCACCAAAACAAGCGGCATGGGGCTTGGCTTAGCAATGATTAAAAACATGATCGAAGCTTACGGTGGTACTATTCACTTTGAAACCATGATTGATAAAGGCACCACGTTTTATGTGCAATTACCCATTACTAATTAAAAATGATACCATAATGCTATTTGAAAACATTTTAACAGAGAAAAACAACGCTGTGGCGACCATTACCATAAATCGTCCCACAAAATTAAACGCTTTAAACAAAGCAACTATCGAAGAACTGCACCAAGCATTTAAAGAATTTGAAAGCGATAAAGAGGTGCGCGCAATCATTATTACCGGTTCGGGTGAAAAAGCATTTGTTGCAGGAGCAGATATTTCTGAATTTGCAAGTTTTAACACATCCGAAGGATCAGAATTGGCACGAAAAGGGCAAGAATTATTGTTCAATTTAGTGGAAAATCTTGAAACTCCTGTGATTGCTGCCGTGAACGGATTTGCTTTAGGAGGCGGATTAGAGCTGGCAATGGCTGCACATATTCGTATTGCATCAGACAATGCTAAAATGGGCTTACCCGAAGTGACACTAGGTGTGATTCCAGGATATGGTGGCACCCAACGCTTACCACAGCTTATTGGTAAAGGCAGAGCCAACGAATTGATTATGACTGCACAAATGATTGATGCGCCCACAGCATTGTCTTTTGGATTGATAAACCACATGGTGGCACAACCTGAATTAATGGATAAAG containing:
- a CDS encoding enoyl-CoA hydratase/isomerase family protein; the encoded protein is MLFENILTEKNNAVATITINRPTKLNALNKATIEELHQAFKEFESDKEVRAIIITGSGEKAFVAGADISEFASFNTSEGSELARKGQELLFNLVENLETPVIAAVNGFALGGGLELAMAAHIRIASDNAKMGLPEVTLGVIPGYGGTQRLPQLIGKGRANELIMTAQMIDAPTALSFGLINHMVAQPELMDKAQELAFKIAKNSPTAIAQAIKAVNANFKDGVNGFNTEIDRFGYCFGTADFKEGTTAFLEKRKAEFKGN